A single genomic interval of Sceloporus undulatus isolate JIND9_A2432 ecotype Alabama chromosome 2, SceUnd_v1.1, whole genome shotgun sequence harbors:
- the LOC121922174 gene encoding E3 ubiquitin-protein ligase RNF14-like isoform X1, with the protein MSLEDKEAQEDELLALASIYDEDEFKRAQSVQGGEIRISVELPENFTVFLRGNQAENPPNNFECTVCFLPPIVLNFEFPADYPSTSPPAFTLNSKWLSQAQLIALYKHLDTIWEEKRGSVVLFAWIQFLKEQTLVYLNITSPYEPNICGQEKGQSRTSEEEVCSDAVAGATAQEESLDTRAMQDVESLSNLIREILDFDHAQQEKCFNGKMHTCNICFSEKLGSECMYFLDCRHVYCKACLKEYFEIQIKDGQVHCLNCPEPECHCVATPGQVKELVEEQLFARYDRLLLQSSLDLMSDVVYCPRPCCQTPVMQDPCCSMGICSNCSHTFCTVCKMAYHGISTCKMSAEKLLEVRDQYITADQATKRFLEKHYGKRVIEKAVEELRSNQWVKGNSRSCPSCRAPIQKIDGCHKMLCAACNKPFCWFCMHIITTADPYMHFNDPASPCYNKLR; encoded by the exons ATGTCTTTGGAGGATAAAGAAGCCCAGGAAGATGAGCTGCTCGCTTTGGCAAGTATTTATGATGAAGATGAATTCAAGAGAGCACAGTCAGTGCAAGGAGGTGAAATCAGGATTTCTGTGGAACTGCCTGAGAACTTCACCGTGTTTTTGCGTG GCAACCAGGCAGAGAATCCTCCAAACAACTTTGAATGCACAGTTTGCTTTTTACCTCCAATAGTGCTGAATTTTGAATTTCCAGCAGACTACCCGTCGACCTCCCCACCTGCATTCACCCTCAATAGCAAGTGGCTCTCCCAGGCACAG CTCATTGCGCTTTACAAGCACTTAGACACCatatgggaggaaaagagaggttCTGTGGTCTTGTTTGCCTGGATACAGTTTCTCAAGGAACAAACACTTGTCTATCTGAACATTACTTCCCCATATGAGCCAAATATATGTGGACAAGAAAAAGGGCAAAGCAGGACAAGCGAAGAAGAGGTTTGCTCTGATGCAGTGGCTGGTGCCACAGCACAGGAAGAAAGCCTTGATACAAGAGCAATGCAAGATGTTGAGTCTTTATCCAACTTGATTAGGGAAATTTTAGATTTTGACCATGCCCAACAAGAAAAATGCTTCAATGGTAAAATGCATACATGTAATATCTGTTTTTCTGAGAAGCTGGGAAGTGAATGTAtgtactttttggactgcaggcATGTGTACTGCAAGGCTTGCTTGAAGGAGTACTTTGAAATTCAAATCAAAGATGGGCAGGTCCATTGCCTGAATTGTCCGGAACCTGAATGTCATTGTGTTGCCACTCCAGGGCAG GTTAAAGAACTGGTGGAAGAGCAACTTTTTGCACGTTATGATCGCCTGCTGCTTCAGTCCAGCTTGGATTTGATGTCAGATGTGGTATATTGCCCACGGCCATGCTGCCAAACACCAGTAATGCAGGATCCATGTTGTTCTATGGGCATCTGTTCCAACTGCAGTCATACCTTCTGTACGGTGTGTAAGATGGCTTACCATGGCATCTCCACATGTAAAATGTCTGCAG agAAGTTACTGGAAGTGCGGGATCAGTACATTACAGCAGATCAGGCCACTAAAAGATTTTTAGAGAAACACTATGGGAAAAGAGTAATTGAAAAGGCTGTGGAGGAGTTGAGAAGTAATCAGTGGGTGAAAGGTAATTCAAGATCGTGCCCTTCTTGTAGAGCTCCTATACAG AAGATAGATGGCTGTCATAAGATGCTATGTGCTGCATGTAATAAGCCCTTTTGTTGGTTTTGCATGCACATTATCACCACAGCAGACCCTTACATGCACTTTAATGATCCAGCCTCCCCATGCTACAATAA GTTAAGGTGA
- the LOC121922174 gene encoding E3 ubiquitin-protein ligase RNF14-like isoform X2 — protein MSLEDKEAQEDELLALASIYDEDEFKRAQSVQGGEIRISVELPENFTVFLRGNQAENPPNNFECTVCFLPPIVLNFEFPADYPSTSPPAFTLNSKWLSQAQLIALYKHLDTIWEEKRGSVVLFAWIQFLKEQTLVYLNITSPYEPNICGQEKGQSRTSEEEVCSDAVAGATAQEESLDTRAMQDVESLSNLIREILDFDHAQQEKCFNGKMHTCNICFSEKLGSECMYFLDCRHVYCKACLKEYFEIQIKDGQVHCLNCPEPECHCVATPGQVKELVEEQLFARYDRLLLQSSLDLMSDVVYCPRPCCQTPVMQDPCCSMGICSNCSHTFCTVCKMAYHGISTCKMSAEKLLEVRDQYITADQATKRFLEKHYGKRVIEKAVEELRSNQWVKGNSRSCPSCRAPIQKIDGCHKMLCAACNKPFCWFCMHIITTADPYMHFNDPASPCYNK, from the exons ATGTCTTTGGAGGATAAAGAAGCCCAGGAAGATGAGCTGCTCGCTTTGGCAAGTATTTATGATGAAGATGAATTCAAGAGAGCACAGTCAGTGCAAGGAGGTGAAATCAGGATTTCTGTGGAACTGCCTGAGAACTTCACCGTGTTTTTGCGTG GCAACCAGGCAGAGAATCCTCCAAACAACTTTGAATGCACAGTTTGCTTTTTACCTCCAATAGTGCTGAATTTTGAATTTCCAGCAGACTACCCGTCGACCTCCCCACCTGCATTCACCCTCAATAGCAAGTGGCTCTCCCAGGCACAG CTCATTGCGCTTTACAAGCACTTAGACACCatatgggaggaaaagagaggttCTGTGGTCTTGTTTGCCTGGATACAGTTTCTCAAGGAACAAACACTTGTCTATCTGAACATTACTTCCCCATATGAGCCAAATATATGTGGACAAGAAAAAGGGCAAAGCAGGACAAGCGAAGAAGAGGTTTGCTCTGATGCAGTGGCTGGTGCCACAGCACAGGAAGAAAGCCTTGATACAAGAGCAATGCAAGATGTTGAGTCTTTATCCAACTTGATTAGGGAAATTTTAGATTTTGACCATGCCCAACAAGAAAAATGCTTCAATGGTAAAATGCATACATGTAATATCTGTTTTTCTGAGAAGCTGGGAAGTGAATGTAtgtactttttggactgcaggcATGTGTACTGCAAGGCTTGCTTGAAGGAGTACTTTGAAATTCAAATCAAAGATGGGCAGGTCCATTGCCTGAATTGTCCGGAACCTGAATGTCATTGTGTTGCCACTCCAGGGCAG GTTAAAGAACTGGTGGAAGAGCAACTTTTTGCACGTTATGATCGCCTGCTGCTTCAGTCCAGCTTGGATTTGATGTCAGATGTGGTATATTGCCCACGGCCATGCTGCCAAACACCAGTAATGCAGGATCCATGTTGTTCTATGGGCATCTGTTCCAACTGCAGTCATACCTTCTGTACGGTGTGTAAGATGGCTTACCATGGCATCTCCACATGTAAAATGTCTGCAG agAAGTTACTGGAAGTGCGGGATCAGTACATTACAGCAGATCAGGCCACTAAAAGATTTTTAGAGAAACACTATGGGAAAAGAGTAATTGAAAAGGCTGTGGAGGAGTTGAGAAGTAATCAGTGGGTGAAAGGTAATTCAAGATCGTGCCCTTCTTGTAGAGCTCCTATACAG AAGATAGATGGCTGTCATAAGATGCTATGTGCTGCATGTAATAAGCCCTTTTGTTGGTTTTGCATGCACATTATCACCACAGCAGACCCTTACATGCACTTTAATGATCCAGCCTCCCCATGCTACAATAAGTAA
- the LOC121922174 gene encoding E3 ubiquitin-protein ligase RNF14-like isoform X3, whose product MSCSLWQVFMMKMNSREHSQCKEVKSGFLWNCLRTSPCFCVLIALYKHLDTIWEEKRGSVVLFAWIQFLKEQTLVYLNITSPYEPNICGQEKGQSRTSEEEVCSDAVAGATAQEESLDTRAMQDVESLSNLIREILDFDHAQQEKCFNGKMHTCNICFSEKLGSECMYFLDCRHVYCKACLKEYFEIQIKDGQVHCLNCPEPECHCVATPGQVKELVEEQLFARYDRLLLQSSLDLMSDVVYCPRPCCQTPVMQDPCCSMGICSNCSHTFCTVCKMAYHGISTCKMSAEKLLEVRDQYITADQATKRFLEKHYGKRVIEKAVEELRSNQWVKGNSRSCPSCRAPIQKIDGCHKMLCAACNKPFCWFCMHIITTADPYMHFNDPASPCYNKLR is encoded by the exons ATGAGCTGCTCGCTTTGGCAAGTATTTATGATGAAGATGAATTCAAGAGAGCACAGTCAGTGCAAGGAGGTGAAATCAGGATTTCTGTGGAACTGCCTGAGAACTTCACCGTGTTTTTGCGTG CTCATTGCGCTTTACAAGCACTTAGACACCatatgggaggaaaagagaggttCTGTGGTCTTGTTTGCCTGGATACAGTTTCTCAAGGAACAAACACTTGTCTATCTGAACATTACTTCCCCATATGAGCCAAATATATGTGGACAAGAAAAAGGGCAAAGCAGGACAAGCGAAGAAGAGGTTTGCTCTGATGCAGTGGCTGGTGCCACAGCACAGGAAGAAAGCCTTGATACAAGAGCAATGCAAGATGTTGAGTCTTTATCCAACTTGATTAGGGAAATTTTAGATTTTGACCATGCCCAACAAGAAAAATGCTTCAATGGTAAAATGCATACATGTAATATCTGTTTTTCTGAGAAGCTGGGAAGTGAATGTAtgtactttttggactgcaggcATGTGTACTGCAAGGCTTGCTTGAAGGAGTACTTTGAAATTCAAATCAAAGATGGGCAGGTCCATTGCCTGAATTGTCCGGAACCTGAATGTCATTGTGTTGCCACTCCAGGGCAG GTTAAAGAACTGGTGGAAGAGCAACTTTTTGCACGTTATGATCGCCTGCTGCTTCAGTCCAGCTTGGATTTGATGTCAGATGTGGTATATTGCCCACGGCCATGCTGCCAAACACCAGTAATGCAGGATCCATGTTGTTCTATGGGCATCTGTTCCAACTGCAGTCATACCTTCTGTACGGTGTGTAAGATGGCTTACCATGGCATCTCCACATGTAAAATGTCTGCAG agAAGTTACTGGAAGTGCGGGATCAGTACATTACAGCAGATCAGGCCACTAAAAGATTTTTAGAGAAACACTATGGGAAAAGAGTAATTGAAAAGGCTGTGGAGGAGTTGAGAAGTAATCAGTGGGTGAAAGGTAATTCAAGATCGTGCCCTTCTTGTAGAGCTCCTATACAG AAGATAGATGGCTGTCATAAGATGCTATGTGCTGCATGTAATAAGCCCTTTTGTTGGTTTTGCATGCACATTATCACCACAGCAGACCCTTACATGCACTTTAATGATCCAGCCTCCCCATGCTACAATAA GTTAAGGTGA
- the LOC121922174 gene encoding E3 ubiquitin-protein ligase RNF14-like isoform X4, with amino-acid sequence MTPPPPRDKRIKWNGKLIALYKHLDTIWEEKRGSVVLFAWIQFLKEQTLVYLNITSPYEPNICGQEKGQSRTSEEEVCSDAVAGATAQEESLDTRAMQDVESLSNLIREILDFDHAQQEKCFNGKMHTCNICFSEKLGSECMYFLDCRHVYCKACLKEYFEIQIKDGQVHCLNCPEPECHCVATPGQVKELVEEQLFARYDRLLLQSSLDLMSDVVYCPRPCCQTPVMQDPCCSMGICSNCSHTFCTVCKMAYHGISTCKMSAEKLLEVRDQYITADQATKRFLEKHYGKRVIEKAVEELRSNQWVKGNSRSCPSCRAPIQKIDGCHKMLCAACNKPFCWFCMHIITTADPYMHFNDPASPCYNKLR; translated from the exons atgacacccccccccccccgagacaaAAGGATTAAATGGAATGGGAAG CTCATTGCGCTTTACAAGCACTTAGACACCatatgggaggaaaagagaggttCTGTGGTCTTGTTTGCCTGGATACAGTTTCTCAAGGAACAAACACTTGTCTATCTGAACATTACTTCCCCATATGAGCCAAATATATGTGGACAAGAAAAAGGGCAAAGCAGGACAAGCGAAGAAGAGGTTTGCTCTGATGCAGTGGCTGGTGCCACAGCACAGGAAGAAAGCCTTGATACAAGAGCAATGCAAGATGTTGAGTCTTTATCCAACTTGATTAGGGAAATTTTAGATTTTGACCATGCCCAACAAGAAAAATGCTTCAATGGTAAAATGCATACATGTAATATCTGTTTTTCTGAGAAGCTGGGAAGTGAATGTAtgtactttttggactgcaggcATGTGTACTGCAAGGCTTGCTTGAAGGAGTACTTTGAAATTCAAATCAAAGATGGGCAGGTCCATTGCCTGAATTGTCCGGAACCTGAATGTCATTGTGTTGCCACTCCAGGGCAG GTTAAAGAACTGGTGGAAGAGCAACTTTTTGCACGTTATGATCGCCTGCTGCTTCAGTCCAGCTTGGATTTGATGTCAGATGTGGTATATTGCCCACGGCCATGCTGCCAAACACCAGTAATGCAGGATCCATGTTGTTCTATGGGCATCTGTTCCAACTGCAGTCATACCTTCTGTACGGTGTGTAAGATGGCTTACCATGGCATCTCCACATGTAAAATGTCTGCAG agAAGTTACTGGAAGTGCGGGATCAGTACATTACAGCAGATCAGGCCACTAAAAGATTTTTAGAGAAACACTATGGGAAAAGAGTAATTGAAAAGGCTGTGGAGGAGTTGAGAAGTAATCAGTGGGTGAAAGGTAATTCAAGATCGTGCCCTTCTTGTAGAGCTCCTATACAG AAGATAGATGGCTGTCATAAGATGCTATGTGCTGCATGTAATAAGCCCTTTTGTTGGTTTTGCATGCACATTATCACCACAGCAGACCCTTACATGCACTTTAATGATCCAGCCTCCCCATGCTACAATAA GTTAAGGTGA